The sequence GAACGCACTCTGTTTTTTAATATTTTTGCCTTTCCGACATATATAATATTATTAAGTTCATCCTTCATAATATATACGCCCGGCTTGTCAGGAAGCATTTTTAATTTTTCTTTAATTACACCGTTCACTTTAACACCTTCTATTAAAAGGGGATAGGAAAAAATGTTCATAACAAAAAGCTATTTGATTTCAGAGATTTTAAAAAAATCTTTACTTTCATTTTGCATTTTGCATTTACGGGAGGGCACGGAGGCCCTCCCCTACAATCTACAGACCCAAAAAAAGGGCTGTTTTAAAACAGCCCCCATATTTTTATTCGCCGAAATTAGAATTTATAAGCGAAACCAAGCCGTTAACAGCAGTTTCTTCGTCAACGCCCTCCGCTATAATGGTTATGTTAGTTCCTCTTGTAATCCCCAAAGATAAAACCCCAAGTAAACTCTTTGCACTAACCTTTCTTTCATCCTTTTCAACCCAAACTGTTGATTTGAATTCATTTGCTTTTTGAATAAAAAATGTAGCAGGTCTTGCATGCAAGCCTATTTGATTTTGAACTACAACATCTTTAGAGTACATAAATTATACCTCTCCCTTTTCTGACTTTAAACCTTTTAAAATATAATACAAAAATATGCATTTTAATCCATCTTTTTATACTATTAGAATACTAAATTTAGAAGATAAAGTCAACACTTTTTTGTTATTTTTTATAATTTACATAAAATTAACAATTTATTGTTTGTTTTTTCTATAAAGTCTGCTATGATATTATTATATGAAATTTTTTTAAGGTGGTAATTATTATGAATTTTTTAAGGCGTATTTTTTATAATATGTACGGTATGGACAAAATGGGTTATTTTACAATACTTACCTCAATTGTTTTAAACCTTCTTGGCAGTCTTTTTCGTGTGCGTCTTTTTATTATTTTAGGTGAAATTATCTTTTTATATTCGGCTTTTCGATTTATTTCTAATAATAAGGCTCAAAGATTTAAGGAAAATCAGAAATTTTTAAAAATATATGAAGATGTAAAAAGAAAGTTAAGACAGAATAAAGCAAGACTTAGTGATAAAAAGAATAATTATTTCCGTTGCCCGAAATGCAAAACTTACCTTTCTGTGCCAAAAGGCGTAGGCAAAGTATGTATAGTTTGCAGAAAATGCAATCATCAGTTTATTAAACGCAGCAAATAGTATACGAACTTGTATACTGCACTAAAAGTCAAGATATATTTCGATTGAAATATATCTTTATTTATGTTATAATGATTTCATCAAAGATGAATTCTGCGATATACCTTTCGGTGCGATATATTTTTGAATATCCCCGCCAAAGGCGGAATATGCAAAAAATGAGAATTAGGAGTGAAATTTTTATGAAAACTAAAATTGCTCTTATCCCTGCGTATAAACCTGACATAAAACTTATAACCCTTATTGAATCATTAATCAAAACGGATATTATTCCTGTTGTGGTTAATGACGGCAGCGGGAATGAGTTTGACGAAATTTTTCAAAAAGCAAATGAATATTGCCATGTTCTTTCTCACGAAGTAAATAAAGGAAAAGGAAGAGCGTTAAAGACGGGACTTTCATACATTAAAGATACCTACAAAAAGGATTACATAGTTGTTACTTTAGATGCTGACGGTCAGCATACTATTAAAGATGCGAAAAAAGTATTAAGTCTTTGCGAAGAAAATCCCAAAGTTCTTGTTTTGGGAAGCCGTTTTTTTGACAAGGACACTCCTCTGAGAAGCAGATTCGGAAACACGCTTACAAGACTTGTATACAAAATTTCTACAGGAATTTCAGTATATGATACTCAAACGGGGCTTCGTGCTTTCTCTGACGAAATCATTGATAATCTGATTGACATTAAAGGCGAAAGATACGAGTATGAAATGAATGTTCTGCTTGAATGTAAAAATTCAGGTATTAAAATAATTGAAACCAAAATTGAAACAATTTATATTGATAATAATTCCTCATCACATTTTGATGCAGTTAAAGACTCAATAAGAATATATAAAAATATCTTAAAATTTTCTGCTTCGTCAATTTTCTCGTTTTTAGTTGACTATGGATTTTACAGTTTATTTTTAGTTATATTCGGTCTTTTTGGAATTTCAAAAACTGTTACTTTTTCAAACATCTGTGCAAGATGTATAAGTTCCGTAGTTAATTTTAATATTAACAGAAAGTACGTTTTCAAAAGCAAAAAAAATATTATAAAATCACTTATTGAATACTATTTTTTAGTTGCAGTTATACTTATAGGTAACACTTTGGTACTTAACTTCTTTATTTATAAACTTTCTTTAAATGCATTTTTTGCAAAAATTGTTACTGAGATAGTTTTCTTTATTATAAGTTTTTTTACACAAAATTTCATAGTTTTTAAAAGGGAGAGTTAAATGAAACTGTTATTTGAGTTGTTTATATGTTTTTTCAAAATAGGTATTATGACCTTCGGAGGCGGAATGGCAATGCTTCCGATTTTAGAAAAAGAAGTTGTTGATAAGAAAAGGTGGGCAACAAGAGAAGAACTTCTTGATTATTACGCTGTATCACAATGCACACCCGGAATAATCGCAGTAAATGTTGCAACTTTTATAGGTCATAAACTAAAAGGAATAAAAGGCGGCGTTGTTGCAACTTTAGGGGTTGTCTGCCCCTCTGTTATAATTATTTTAATTATTGCCGCTTTTCTTAAAACTTTTTCTTCTCTTATAATTGTTCAAAAAGCATTTAACGGAATAAGAGTTGCTGTATGCGCTCTTGTTATTTCTTCAGTTGTCGGTCTTTGCAAAAAAGGAATAAAGGACTTCTTAGGGGTTATAATTGCACTTTCAACTTTCGGGATAATTGTCGCACTTAATTTATCTCCTATTTATATAGTTATTTGTGCCGTAATTATCGGTATATCCTATAATTTAATAAAGGAGAAAAGAAAATGATTTATTTAACACTTTTTTATGAATTTTTCAAAGCGGGGCTTTTCGCTGTGGGCGGCGGTCTTGCTACACTTCCTTTTTTATATAATATGGCAGATAACTATTCTTGGTTTACCCATTCGGAACTTACTGATATGATTGCAATTTCCGAATCTACACCTGGTCCTATAGGTGTTAATATGGCAACCTATTCAGGATTTAACGCATCAGGAGTTTTGGGAGGAATTGTTTCCACCTTAGGTTTAATATTACCCTCTATAATAATAATTCTTATAATTTCATCATTTTTAAATAAATTTAAAGATAACAAGTTTGTAGAATATTCTTTTTATGGAATAAGACCTGCCGTATGCGGACTTATATCCGCTGCTGTTTTTGATATTATTTTGGTTACCCTGCTCGATTTAAATTATTTAGGTAGTTTTTTAAACATATTTAAAATAAAGGAAATTATCTTATTTGCAGTTTTATTTATCCTAATAAGAAAAATAAAAATCCACCCTATTTTCTTTATTTTAGCATCAGGAATTATTGGTATCATTTTATTGTAACAAAAAAGGAGATGTTTAAACATCTCCTTTCAGACTGTCGAAAAAGTCGGTCTACCGCAAAAAAATTAAAAAAATTTAAGAATATTGATAAATAAAGATATTAATAATTCAAAGTGAAATGGCAAGGGCATCATCGAGAAACTGATGTGACCCCAAAAAGTTAGACTTTTTATAGCGTAGTGGTTTTAGAGGCTGCTACGCTATT is a genomic window of Oscillospiraceae bacterium containing:
- a CDS encoding HPr family phosphocarrier protein; this encodes MYSKDVVVQNQIGLHARPATFFIQKANEFKSTVWVEKDERKVSAKSLLGVLSLGITRGTNITIIAEGVDEETAVNGLVSLINSNFGE
- a CDS encoding glycosyltransferase; the encoded protein is MKTKIALIPAYKPDIKLITLIESLIKTDIIPVVVNDGSGNEFDEIFQKANEYCHVLSHEVNKGKGRALKTGLSYIKDTYKKDYIVVTLDADGQHTIKDAKKVLSLCEENPKVLVLGSRFFDKDTPLRSRFGNTLTRLVYKISTGISVYDTQTGLRAFSDEIIDNLIDIKGERYEYEMNVLLECKNSGIKIIETKIETIYIDNNSSSHFDAVKDSIRIYKNILKFSASSIFSFLVDYGFYSLFLVIFGLFGISKTVTFSNICARCISSVVNFNINRKYVFKSKKNIIKSLIEYYFLVAVILIGNTLVLNFFIYKLSLNAFFAKIVTEIVFFIISFFTQNFIVFKRES
- a CDS encoding chromate transporter: MKLLFELFICFFKIGIMTFGGGMAMLPILEKEVVDKKRWATREELLDYYAVSQCTPGIIAVNVATFIGHKLKGIKGGVVATLGVVCPSVIIILIIAAFLKTFSSLIIVQKAFNGIRVAVCALVISSVVGLCKKGIKDFLGVIIALSTFGIIVALNLSPIYIVICAVIIGISYNLIKEKRK
- a CDS encoding chromate transporter — translated: MIYLTLFYEFFKAGLFAVGGGLATLPFLYNMADNYSWFTHSELTDMIAISESTPGPIGVNMATYSGFNASGVLGGIVSTLGLILPSIIIILIISSFLNKFKDNKFVEYSFYGIRPAVCGLISAAVFDIILVTLLDLNYLGSFLNIFKIKEIILFAVLFILIRKIKIHPIFFILASGIIGIILL